The genomic DNA AAAACGCGACCACGCTCCTAGGAGACTGTTCATGACCCGTACGGCGATCATCGGTGCCGGCCCCTGCGGCTTGGCGCAACTGCACGCGTTCGAGCTGGCTCGTGCTGAGGGCACAGACGTCGGTGAGGTGGTCTGCTTCGAGAAGCAGAGCGACTGGGGTGGGCTGTGGAACTACTCCTGGCGCACCGGCCTCGACGAGCACGGCGATCCGGCACACGGCAGCATGTACCGCTACCTGTGGTCCAACGGACCCAAGGAGTGCCTGGAATTCGCCGACTACACCTTCGACGAACACTTTGGCGCGCCCATCCCGTCGTTCCCGCCGCGCGAGGTGCTGTTCGACTACATCACCGGACGGGCCAAGAAAAGCAATGTGCGCCAGTACATCCGGTTCGACACCGCGGTCCGGCAGGTGAGCTTCGGGGCCGGGATGTTCACCGTCACCACCGAGGACCTGGTGGACAACGAGTTCAACTCCGAGCAGTTCGATTTCGTGATCGTGGCCTCCGGGCACTTCTCCACTCCGCACCTACCGGAGTACCCGGGCTTCCAGACCTTTCCCGGCCGCATCCTGCATTCCCACGATTTCCGGGATGCCTGCGAGTTCGCCGGAAAGGACCTGCTGGTGTTGGGAAGCAGCTATTCAGCCGAGGACATCGCGCTGCAGTCCCGCAAGTACGGGGCGAAGTCGGTGACCATCGCCTACCGGCACAACCCGATGGGATTCGGCTGGCCGGACGGCATCGACGAGGTGCCGGCGCTGCAGCACGTCGACGGCCGCACCGCGCACTTCGCCGACGGCACCACGCGGGACGTGGATGCCATCGTGCTGTGTACCGGTTACCAGCATCATTTCCCGTTCCTGGACCCGAGTCTGCGTCTGCACACCGCCAACAACCTGTACCCGGCCGGGCTGTACAAAGGGGTGGTGTGGACGGCCAATCCGCAGTTGCTGTATCTGGGTATGCAGGATCAGTTCTACACCTTCAACATGTTCGACCCGCAGGCGTTCTTCGCCCGTGACGTGGTGCTGGGCGCGACCGCCGTACCGGATGCCGCGGCGATGACCGCAGATACCGCGGGCTGGCTGGACCGGCTGCCCACCCTGAGCAACCCCGCCGAGATGATCGACTTCCAGACCGACTACGTGCGGGAGCTGCTGAGTCTGACCGACTATGCGTCCTTCGACCTC from Mycolicibacterium tokaiense includes the following:
- a CDS encoding NAD(P)-binding domain-containing protein, with translation MTRTAIIGAGPCGLAQLHAFELARAEGTDVGEVVCFEKQSDWGGLWNYSWRTGLDEHGDPAHGSMYRYLWSNGPKECLEFADYTFDEHFGAPIPSFPPREVLFDYITGRAKKSNVRQYIRFDTAVRQVSFGAGMFTVTTEDLVDNEFNSEQFDFVIVASGHFSTPHLPEYPGFQTFPGRILHSHDFRDACEFAGKDLLVLGSSYSAEDIALQSRKYGAKSVTIAYRHNPMGFGWPDGIDEVPALQHVDGRTAHFADGTTRDVDAIVLCTGYQHHFPFLDPSLRLHTANNLYPAGLYKGVVWTANPQLLYLGMQDQFYTFNMFDPQAFFARDVVLGATAVPDAAAMTADTAGWLDRLPTLSNPAEMIDFQTDYVRELLSLTDYASFDLDLVRAHFYTWEHDKEESITGYRDKSFSSPCTGTVAPVHHTPWWQEMDDSLVRFLRQP